The DNA region ATACCGGTCGTGTTCGCCATGGGCCTGCTCGGCACAGCCGCGCCCGCGCAGGAGATTCCCCTGCGCGGCTGGATGCAGGTAGACGCGGGGCAGGACCCGTGCCACAACGCGCACTGGCAATCCGCCAGGCAAAGCGTCCGCGTCGAGACGACGGCTCCGGCCGCAGGCGAGCCGGTCTGCCGCAGCTTCTACGTGGCGGACAGCCCAAATGCCACGGACTTTGCATTCCGCTGCGCGTTCACGCGCGAGGCCGTCCAGGAGGGCCAGAGCCTGGCGCAGGCGGACTTTGGCATCGTACTGCGCTGGAACGACGCGGCCAACTATTATGCCCTGTACTTCGATGGTGAAGATAGAGTGCTCTTGCAGCGGACAACGGGCGGCGTTGCGGCGGAAATCGCTTCGTGTCCGGGCTACGCACCCATTGCCGCTGTCACCTATCTGGACGCGCAACTCGCCGGCGCCCATATCCGCATCCGGCTCAATGGGCGGCCCCTTATTGATGTGACGGATACGGCGTTCTCCGCCGGTCGCGTGGGTTTTTTTGCCGGCCCCGGCGTATCCATACGCTTTGACGACATCGCGCTCCATGACGGGGCTTCGGCGCCCTTCCTCTATGTGCCGTTGCTGATCCTCAAGCTGCCCTATGTACTGTGGACGGACGATGACGAAGCCGTCATCATGTGGGAGACCAACCGTCCCGTGAGCGCGGAAGTGACGTACGGCGAAATCGGGCAGGAGGACACACACAGCGTCGCCGCGCCCGCCGATGGATGTCTTCAGAAGGTCGTCCTTACGGGGTTGACGCCGAACAGGCGATACGGGTATCGCGTCAAGGCCGAAGGGCGCAACCGCGGCGGCGGCGAATTTTACACGCGGGCGGCGCCGGGCGAGCCGTTCACCGTGGGGTTCATCGGCGGTACCCGTGCCTACCCGGAACACTTCAAGCAGTTCGCGGCCATGCTCCTGGCGAGGCAGCCGAACTTCGTGGTCCACTTGGGCGACATCGTGGACCGCACGACGCGGCTGGACCAGTGGGATGAATTGTTCTTCAAGCCGGGCGAAGCGCTGTTTGGGCGGGTGCCGGCCTACCTTGCGCCCGGTGAACACGATGCGTCCCCGAACCGGCACTGGTTCAACGCATTTCTGCCCTATCCCGGCGCGGGCAACGAACGCGATAACAGCGGTCTGAGCGGCTACTACGCGTACCCGTACGGAAACGCCGCGTTCGCCATTCTGGATACTGGCTTCCCGCTGGGTCCCGCATCCCCGCAGGCACGGTGGCTGGAAGAAACGCTGCGCTCTCCGGTCTTCCAAAACGCGCTCTGGCGAATCGTCTGCTGCCATGAGCCCCCCTACGGCATCGACCGCGCTCAGTGGAAACCGGGAAACGCCGATGTGCGCACTTGCGTGCTGCCGCTCTGCCGCGAATACGGCGTGCAACTGCTAGTCTGCGGCCACGAAGAGACATACAAGCGCACGATCATCGACGGCGTAATCTTGATCGTGAACGGGGCGGGCATTGCGGAACAGGACCCTGAAACGCGGCGGCCGGGCCGGGTGGCGCAATTCGCCGACCAGCTGTTCGGTTATGCCTCGCTGCAGTATAGCGTCATGCACATCAAGGGCTTCGGTCTCGAGTGGACCTGCTACAACAGTGACAACAAGCGTATCGACCGTTTCCGGCTCGAGCAGGGCCGTACGCAGCCGGTGGCCACGGAGCAGTAAGGCCGCTCAGGGGAACTGGCCGCCCCCGGCATCCGCGGCCGATCTCGGGCCGCCTGCCTCGGGAGCCGGAGCGGCTTCCGCCGCGGCCACGTCCCACTGGCGACGCAGCCGGACCGCCCGCCAGACCAGATAGAGCGCCGCCCCTGCCGCGAAACAGAGATACCCCCAAGTCCACAGGTCCATGCTCCGGCTGTAAGCCGTCGGATACTCGATGGGGTCGAACACAGGCCGCTCGATGCGCGCGCGCCACAGGAACACGCGAGCGAGCACGTTGGCGATTGCTCCCGCGAACAGCGCCTCGAAGCAGAAGCGGAGATGTCGCGTCAGCCGGAATCCGTCGGCCGCGCACCTGCCCCGCAACCGCGCAACCAGCCGCGCCACGCCGCAACTCGAGGCACCCAGCGTTCCGGAAACAAGCGCGAAAACCCCGGTCGCCGCCGCGGTCAGCACGGTCGCGTGACCGTCAGCCCCTTCGGCGAAAAGACCAGTAAACACCGCCGTCAACGCCGCCGCTCGCGCGAATGCAGGAAACATGCGGCGCTGCCCAAGCC from Candidatus Hydrogenedentota bacterium includes:
- a CDS encoding metallophosphoesterase family protein; its protein translation is MRFSFHIPVVFAMGLLGTAAPAQEIPLRGWMQVDAGQDPCHNAHWQSARQSVRVETTAPAAGEPVCRSFYVADSPNATDFAFRCAFTREAVQEGQSLAQADFGIVLRWNDAANYYALYFDGEDRVLLQRTTGGVAAEIASCPGYAPIAAVTYLDAQLAGAHIRIRLNGRPLIDVTDTAFSAGRVGFFAGPGVSIRFDDIALHDGASAPFLYVPLLILKLPYVLWTDDDEAVIMWETNRPVSAEVTYGEIGQEDTHSVAAPADGCLQKVVLTGLTPNRRYGYRVKAEGRNRGGGEFYTRAAPGEPFTVGFIGGTRAYPEHFKQFAAMLLARQPNFVVHLGDIVDRTTRLDQWDELFFKPGEALFGRVPAYLAPGEHDASPNRHWFNAFLPYPGAGNERDNSGLSGYYAYPYGNAAFAILDTGFPLGPASPQARWLEETLRSPVFQNALWRIVCCHEPPYGIDRAQWKPGNADVRTCVLPLCREYGVQLLVCGHEETYKRTIIDGVILIVNGAGIAEQDPETRRPGRVAQFADQLFGYASLQYSVMHIKGFGLEWTCYNSDNKRIDRFRLEQGRTQPVATEQ